Proteins from a genomic interval of Corynebacterium deserti GIMN1.010:
- the carA gene encoding glutamine-hydrolyzing carbamoyl-phosphate synthase small subunit — MSNNTNSNTYQGVTEIGSVPAYLVLADGRTFHGFGFGAIGTTLGEAVFTTAMTGYQETMTDPSYHRQIVVATAPQIGNTGWNDEDNESRDGRIWVAGLVIRDLAARVSNWRATTSLQQEMADQGIVGIGGIDTRALVRHLRNEGSIAAGIFSGADAERPVEELIEIVKNQPPMAGADLSKEVSADETYVIEAEGEARHTVVAYDLGIKQNTPRRFAARGVRTVIVPAETPFEDIKQYNPSGVFISNGPGDPAAADVMVSIVREILDADIPFFGICFGNQILGRAFGMETYKLKFGHRGINVPVKNHLTGKIDITAQNHGFALKGEPGQEFETDFGTAVVTHTCLNDGVVEGVALKSGRAYSVQYHPEAAAGPNDASPLFDQFVELMDADAQKKGA, encoded by the coding sequence GTGAGTAACAACACCAACAGCAACACCTACCAGGGAGTCACTGAAATCGGATCCGTTCCGGCCTACCTGGTTCTCGCAGACGGACGTACCTTCCATGGCTTCGGCTTTGGTGCCATTGGCACCACCTTGGGTGAGGCCGTCTTCACCACCGCGATGACCGGTTACCAAGAGACCATGACCGATCCTTCCTACCACCGCCAGATCGTGGTTGCTACCGCTCCACAGATCGGCAACACCGGCTGGAACGACGAAGACAACGAGTCCCGCGATGGTCGCATTTGGGTTGCAGGTCTGGTTATCCGTGACCTGGCAGCGCGTGTATCCAACTGGCGCGCCACCACCTCCTTGCAGCAGGAAATGGCAGACCAGGGCATCGTCGGAATCGGTGGCATTGACACCCGTGCACTCGTTCGCCACTTGCGCAACGAAGGCTCCATCGCAGCAGGAATTTTCTCCGGTGCAGATGCTGAACGTCCAGTCGAAGAACTTATTGAGATCGTCAAGAACCAGCCACCAATGGCCGGAGCTGATCTATCCAAAGAAGTCTCCGCCGATGAAACCTACGTCATCGAAGCGGAAGGTGAAGCTCGCCACACTGTCGTGGCTTATGACTTGGGTATTAAGCAGAACACCCCACGCCGCTTCGCTGCGCGAGGCGTGCGTACTGTGATTGTTCCTGCGGAAACCCCCTTCGAGGACATCAAGCAGTACAACCCATCTGGTGTGTTTATCTCCAACGGACCTGGCGACCCAGCAGCAGCTGACGTCATGGTCAGCATCGTGCGCGAAATTCTTGACGCCGATATTCCATTCTTTGGCATCTGCTTCGGTAACCAAATCCTAGGCCGTGCCTTTGGCATGGAAACCTACAAGCTGAAGTTCGGCCATCGCGGCATCAACGTGCCTGTGAAGAATCACCTCACCGGCAAGATCGACATCACCGCACAAAACCATGGCTTCGCACTCAAAGGTGAACCAGGTCAGGAGTTCGAGACTGACTTCGGCACCGCAGTGGTCACCCACACATGCCTAAACGACGGCGTCGTAGAAGGCGTGGCTCTTAAGTCCGGCCGCGCATACTCCGTCCAGTATCACCCCGAGGCCGCCGCAGGACCTAATGATGCAAGCCCCCTGTTTGACCAGTTTGTTGAGCTGATGGATGCAGACGCTCAGAAGAAAGGTGCATAA
- a CDS encoding dihydroorotase, translating into MADNNIQYPETGALAPSAVESLLINNVRIYGEGEPTSVFVKDGVIAAIGAAEQNADREIDGNGGVLLPGFVDMHVHLREPGREDTETIATGSAAAAKGGFTAVFTMANTSPVMDQPVIAESVWFKGQNTGLCDVHPVGSITKGLEGKELTEFGMMARSEAKVRMFSDDGKCVDDPQVMRRALEYAKGMDVLIAQHAEDHRLTKGASAHEGENAARLGLRGWPRVAEESIVVRDAILARDYGNRVHICHASTEGTVELLRWAKSQGIPITAEVTPHHLTLTDERLSTYDAVNKVNPPLRENRDTEALKKALLDGTIDVVATDHAPHGSEDKCCEFENAKPGMLGLETSLSIIVDTFVATGLADWRFVARVMSERPAEITRLPGHGRPIAEGEPANLTIVDPGKAWTVAGAEFASKAENTPFEGQDFSAQVTHTVLRGKVTCENGQTQLG; encoded by the coding sequence GTGGCTGACAACAACATTCAATATCCAGAAACTGGAGCACTTGCTCCCTCGGCTGTGGAAAGCCTTCTGATCAACAACGTTCGCATTTACGGCGAAGGCGAGCCAACCAGTGTGTTCGTTAAAGATGGCGTGATTGCCGCCATCGGCGCAGCTGAGCAGAACGCCGACCGCGAAATTGACGGCAACGGGGGAGTCCTGCTTCCTGGTTTCGTTGATATGCACGTGCATCTGCGCGAACCTGGCCGCGAAGACACAGAAACCATCGCCACCGGCTCTGCAGCTGCTGCAAAAGGCGGTTTCACTGCAGTGTTTACCATGGCCAATACCTCACCAGTTATGGATCAGCCTGTTATTGCTGAGTCCGTGTGGTTTAAGGGCCAAAACACTGGTCTGTGCGATGTTCACCCAGTGGGATCGATTACTAAAGGGCTAGAAGGTAAAGAGCTCACCGAATTTGGCATGATGGCTCGCTCCGAAGCCAAGGTGCGCATGTTCTCTGATGACGGCAAGTGCGTCGATGATCCTCAGGTCATGCGCCGCGCCCTTGAATACGCCAAGGGCATGGATGTTCTCATTGCCCAGCACGCCGAAGATCACCGCTTGACCAAGGGTGCATCAGCCCACGAGGGCGAAAACGCGGCCCGACTTGGTCTGCGCGGTTGGCCACGTGTTGCCGAGGAGTCCATCGTGGTGCGCGATGCCATCTTGGCTCGCGATTACGGCAACCGCGTGCACATCTGCCATGCTTCCACCGAGGGCACCGTGGAGCTGCTGCGTTGGGCAAAGTCCCAGGGCATCCCCATCACCGCTGAGGTAACCCCGCACCACCTGACGCTTACCGACGAGCGCCTGTCCACCTACGACGCAGTAAATAAGGTCAATCCGCCACTGCGCGAAAACCGCGACACCGAAGCACTTAAGAAAGCGCTTCTCGACGGCACTATCGATGTTGTCGCAACCGACCATGCTCCCCATGGTTCCGAAGATAAGTGCTGCGAATTTGAGAATGCAAAGCCCGGCATGCTCGGACTGGAAACCTCGCTGTCCATCATCGTGGATACCTTCGTTGCTACTGGTCTTGCAGACTGGCGCTTCGTTGCCCGCGTGATGAGCGAGCGTCCTGCCGAAATCACCCGACTGCCAGGTCATGGTCGTCCCATCGCAGAAGGTGAGCCAGCTAACCTAACCATTGTTGATCCAGGCAAGGCATGGACCGTTGCGGGTGCAGAGTTTGCCTCTAAGGCGGAAAATACCCCCTTTGAGGGTCAGGACTTCTCTGCACAAGTCACGCACACGGTCCTTCGTGGCAAAGTGACCTGTGAGAATGGTCAAACGCAACTGGGGTAG
- a CDS encoding aspartate carbamoyltransferase catalytic subunit, producing the protein MKHLLSIADLSKDEIVGLLDEADRFKEALEGREVKKLPTLRGRTIFTLFYENSTRTRSSFETAGKWMSADVINISASSSSVKKGESLKDTGLTLSAIGADAIIMRHPASGAAQQLAEYVAPGGHGPSVINAGDGSHQHPTQALLDALTIRQRTGRIEGQKVVIVGDCLHSRVVRSNVDLLSKLGADVVLVAPPTLLPIGIENWPVRFSYDMDAEIADADVVMMLRVQQERMQGGFFPSHREYATLFGMSKERESRLKDSAIIMHPGPMLRGMEINFQVADAPRTAVLQQVTNGVHMRMAVLFALVAGAEATI; encoded by the coding sequence ATGAAGCACCTCCTCTCCATTGCTGATCTCTCCAAGGATGAGATCGTTGGATTGCTGGATGAAGCCGATCGCTTCAAAGAGGCTCTCGAGGGGCGTGAGGTGAAAAAGCTGCCAACCCTTCGCGGTCGCACAATCTTCACCTTGTTCTATGAGAACTCCACCCGTACCCGCTCCTCCTTTGAGACCGCAGGTAAGTGGATGAGCGCCGATGTCATTAACATTTCCGCATCATCGTCCAGCGTGAAAAAAGGTGAATCCCTCAAGGACACCGGCCTTACTCTTTCGGCTATCGGAGCAGATGCCATCATCATGCGCCACCCAGCTTCTGGTGCAGCGCAGCAGCTTGCAGAATATGTGGCACCCGGTGGACATGGTCCAAGCGTAATCAACGCCGGTGATGGCTCTCACCAACACCCCACCCAGGCACTGTTGGATGCTCTGACTATTCGCCAGCGCACCGGCCGCATCGAAGGCCAAAAAGTGGTCATCGTGGGAGACTGCCTACACTCCCGTGTGGTGCGCTCCAACGTGGATTTGCTGTCGAAGTTGGGTGCAGATGTTGTCCTGGTAGCTCCACCAACCTTGCTGCCCATCGGTATCGAGAACTGGCCAGTGCGTTTCTCCTACGACATGGATGCAGAAATCGCCGATGCCGACGTTGTCATGATGTTACGCGTCCAGCAAGAACGCATGCAGGGCGGATTCTTTCCGTCCCACCGCGAATACGCCACACTCTTTGGCATGTCCAAGGAGAGGGAGTCTCGCCTCAAGGATTCTGCGATCATCATGCACCCAGGCCCCATGCTGCGCGGTATGGAAATCAACTTCCAGGTTGCCGACGCACCACGTACTGCAGTGTTGCAGCAGGTAACTAATGGTGTGCACATGCGCATGGCTGTGTTGTTTGCCCTCGTCGCAGGCGCCGAAGCAACGATTTAA
- the pyrR gene encoding bifunctional pyr operon transcriptional regulator/uracil phosphoribosyltransferase PyrR, with protein sequence MSERKVTEVELLNGDDVSRTIARIAHQIIEKTALDSEDADRVMLLGIPSGGVPLARRLAEKIEEFSGVSVDTGAVDITLYRDDLRNKPHRALQATTIPAGGIDNATVILVDDVLFSGRTIRAALDALRDVGRPNYIQLAVLVDRGHRQLPIRADYVGKNLPTARAEDVSVLLTEIDGRDAVTLTREESEGDC encoded by the coding sequence ATGAGCGAACGGAAAGTAACTGAAGTCGAACTCCTCAATGGAGATGACGTCAGCCGAACCATCGCACGCATCGCGCACCAGATTATAGAAAAGACCGCACTCGATTCCGAGGACGCGGATCGAGTCATGCTGTTAGGTATTCCCTCAGGTGGAGTCCCGCTGGCTCGTCGCCTGGCGGAAAAGATCGAAGAGTTTTCCGGCGTTTCGGTAGATACCGGCGCTGTTGATATCACCCTGTACCGCGATGATCTTCGCAATAAGCCCCATCGCGCACTCCAAGCAACCACTATCCCAGCTGGCGGTATTGATAATGCCACCGTCATTTTGGTTGATGATGTGTTGTTTTCTGGACGCACCATCCGTGCGGCTCTCGATGCCCTCCGTGATGTGGGACGCCCAAACTACATTCAACTTGCTGTACTGGTTGACCGCGGTCACCGCCAGCTGCCTATTCGTGCCGATTATGTGGGCAAGAATCTCCCTACCGCTCGCGCTGAAGATGTCTCCGTGCTGCTCACTGAGATTGATGGCCGCGACGCCGTCACCCTGACCCGTGAAGAAAGTGAAGGCGATTGCTAG
- a CDS encoding TIGR01777 family oxidoreductase: MSLTTSHFIPFPRDVVWDWHTRKGAITRLTPPFTPLNPIQQAERLSDGTTIFALPAGLKWVARHDLSGFLNGSRFTDVCVSAPVKALANWRHVHNFIDQDGGTLITDSVSTRLPASALSGVFAYRQNQLIHDLKFLDRTSTLFDGAPLTVAITGSRGLVGRALTAQLQTGGHTVIQLVRKEPKEGQRRWDPNNPAQDLLDGVDVLVHLAGEPIFGRFNDSHKEAIRNSRTTPTKFLAELVAASEQCTTMISASAIGIYGHSRGDEVLTEDSTPGDDFLADVCLEWEAATQPAIDAGKRVALVRTGVALSGRGGMLPLLKTLFSTGLGGKIGDGTSWFSWIALDDLTDIYYRAIVDKQLAGPINAVAPTPVSNAEMTKVLAASLHRPAIIQIPSLGPKILLGSQGAEELALADQRTAPAALDALGHVFRYTDIGAAIAHELGHEQLADFAQQQEIEAERKQERAELKAARKAAKKAASDNSKEKAREESREKSPATLEDPGEVEQSILSSILNFRRKRSE; encoded by the coding sequence GTGAGTCTGACCACAAGCCATTTTATCCCTTTTCCCCGCGATGTGGTTTGGGATTGGCATACACGCAAAGGTGCTATCACGCGTCTAACTCCCCCTTTCACGCCGCTTAACCCAATTCAGCAGGCGGAACGCCTCTCCGACGGCACAACTATTTTTGCTCTCCCCGCGGGGCTGAAATGGGTGGCTCGTCACGATCTCTCGGGCTTTTTGAACGGCTCCCGCTTCACCGATGTCTGCGTCAGCGCCCCCGTCAAGGCCTTGGCCAACTGGCGCCACGTGCACAATTTCATCGATCAAGACGGTGGCACCCTCATCACCGATTCCGTCAGTACTCGCCTGCCCGCATCCGCTCTGTCCGGTGTGTTTGCCTACCGCCAGAATCAATTGATCCACGATTTAAAGTTTCTTGATCGGACAAGCACGCTTTTCGACGGCGCCCCCCTCACCGTAGCGATCACCGGCTCACGCGGCCTAGTGGGCCGCGCACTCACTGCGCAGCTCCAAACCGGTGGGCACACCGTGATCCAACTCGTGCGCAAAGAACCCAAAGAAGGCCAGCGTCGTTGGGACCCCAACAACCCCGCACAAGACCTCCTCGACGGCGTCGATGTCCTAGTCCACTTAGCTGGCGAACCCATCTTCGGTCGCTTCAATGACTCCCACAAGGAAGCCATCCGAAACTCCCGCACCACCCCCACCAAGTTCCTCGCAGAGCTCGTCGCTGCATCAGAGCAATGCACCACGATGATTTCCGCCTCCGCGATCGGCATCTACGGCCACAGTCGTGGTGATGAAGTTCTCACCGAAGACTCCACCCCCGGCGATGATTTTTTGGCCGATGTCTGCCTCGAATGGGAAGCCGCCACCCAACCAGCCATCGACGCTGGCAAACGAGTCGCCCTCGTCCGCACCGGCGTAGCACTTAGCGGTCGAGGAGGAATGCTCCCCCTCCTCAAAACGCTCTTTTCGACCGGCCTCGGCGGAAAAATCGGCGATGGAACATCATGGTTTAGCTGGATTGCGTTGGATGACCTGACGGATATTTACTACAGAGCAATCGTCGACAAGCAGCTTGCAGGGCCCATTAACGCCGTTGCCCCTACCCCGGTATCCAACGCGGAAATGACAAAGGTGCTGGCTGCAAGCCTGCACCGGCCAGCAATCATTCAAATCCCCTCCCTTGGACCAAAGATCTTGCTGGGCAGCCAGGGCGCCGAAGAACTCGCACTGGCTGATCAACGCACCGCTCCCGCAGCCCTCGACGCCCTCGGCCATGTCTTCCGTTACACCGACATCGGCGCAGCCATCGCGCACGAACTAGGCCACGAGCAGCTTGCCGACTTCGCCCAACAACAGGAAATCGAAGCCGAACGCAAACAAGAACGCGCCGAACTCAAAGCCGCCCGCAAAGCTGCCAAAAAGGCCGCATCTGATAACTCCAAGGAGAAGGCCCGTGAAGAATCCCGCGAGAAATCCCCTGCAACGCTGGAAGATCCCGGGGAAGTAGAGCAAAGTATCCTTTCATCTATCCTCAATTTCAGGCGGAAGCGCAGCGAATAA
- a CDS encoding YbjN domain-containing protein, with protein sequence MPDTPQAALPNDIQDFTLNAVAGILRDEKLDFRIDEHDGSQVIRTGFVNAAISFIELDGSLTMEAMWRGAPPTDQAAQVLAAVNEWNLTQFAPTIRFFELNEGTLAINALRHVVVSAGMSHNQVGSFVMSSIESAVQCFEWLEQQFPNLVTWKDDHHDH encoded by the coding sequence GTGCCCGACACACCCCAAGCTGCACTTCCCAATGACATTCAGGACTTCACCCTGAACGCGGTTGCCGGGATTCTCCGCGACGAAAAGCTCGATTTCCGCATCGATGAACACGACGGCTCCCAGGTCATCCGCACCGGCTTCGTCAACGCAGCCATTAGCTTCATCGAATTAGACGGCAGCCTCACCATGGAAGCCATGTGGCGAGGTGCCCCACCCACCGACCAGGCAGCACAAGTGTTAGCAGCCGTCAACGAGTGGAACCTCACCCAGTTTGCCCCCACCATCAGATTCTTCGAGCTCAACGAAGGCACCCTGGCTATCAATGCCCTTCGCCATGTTGTTGTCTCAGCAGGAATGAGCCACAACCAGGTCGGTTCCTTTGTTATGAGCTCCATCGAGTCCGCTGTCCAGTGCTTCGAATGGCTTGAGCAGCAGTTCCCTAACCTCGTGACCTGGAAGGATGATCACCATGACCACTGA
- a CDS encoding YbjN domain-containing protein produces the protein MTTDVVPTPTPVTIDRVAMIMKEFGIDLAVANDQGSGSQVATANLNGHHVLFAVIGSVLIIRSDRQTEMATADGNPAWHLACNQVNCFNFAAKAVVVDRAEKIVVRAEKDVPIAAGLNDVQLSVMLKNGIDNVLAIQDSVAQAGESLA, from the coding sequence ATGACCACTGATGTTGTACCTACCCCAACTCCTGTGACCATCGATCGAGTTGCGATGATCATGAAGGAATTCGGTATCGATCTAGCCGTGGCAAACGATCAAGGCTCCGGTTCTCAGGTCGCTACCGCGAATCTCAACGGCCACCATGTCTTGTTCGCAGTCATTGGTTCTGTGCTGATCATTCGGTCTGATCGTCAAACAGAGATGGCCACCGCCGATGGAAACCCTGCATGGCACCTTGCGTGCAACCAGGTCAATTGCTTCAACTTCGCAGCGAAGGCTGTTGTTGTCGATCGCGCCGAGAAGATTGTCGTCCGTGCTGAAAAGGACGTCCCCATCGCCGCAGGACTCAATGACGTTCAACTTTCGGTCATGCTGAAAAACGGCATCGACAACGTGTTGGCCATCCAGGATTCAGTGGCTCAAGCTGGCGAATCCTTGGCCTAG
- the nusB gene encoding transcription antitermination factor NusB: MSERQPREKRHGSRYKARMRAVDILFEAESRDVDPVAIIQDRHQLSKDTDPIVAPVAQYTEEIINGVAVELDTLDVFLEEHIAETWTLSRLPSVDRAILRVAGWEMIYNADVPVATAIVEAVEIASQYSGDKSSAYINATLDAMASKVDSLRSRAENPAEVLAGADASLDSDSAFDDDAVAPWDDSAFDADEIVEVVEGPESSDESSASEETEAEN; the protein is encoded by the coding sequence GTGAGCGAGCGTCAGCCAAGGGAAAAAAGACACGGATCCCGGTACAAAGCACGCATGCGTGCTGTCGACATCCTTTTCGAAGCGGAATCCCGCGACGTTGATCCGGTGGCCATCATCCAAGACCGCCATCAGTTGTCGAAAGACACCGACCCCATCGTCGCACCCGTTGCGCAATACACCGAAGAGATCATCAACGGTGTAGCAGTGGAGCTCGACACCCTCGATGTCTTCCTTGAAGAGCACATCGCGGAAACGTGGACTCTTAGTCGCCTTCCATCTGTCGACCGAGCCATCCTGCGCGTCGCCGGCTGGGAAATGATCTACAACGCTGATGTTCCTGTCGCTACCGCCATTGTTGAAGCAGTGGAAATTGCCTCTCAGTACTCCGGAGACAAATCCAGCGCTTACATCAATGCAACCCTTGATGCGATGGCCTCAAAGGTGGATTCCCTCCGCTCACGCGCCGAGAACCCTGCGGAAGTCTTGGCGGGGGCTGATGCTTCTTTGGATTCTGATTCGGCTTTCGATGACGACGCTGTTGCGCCGTGGGATGACTCGGCATTTGATGCAGATGAGATAGTTGAGGTCGTCGAGGGGCCTGAATCCTCGGATGAGTCCAGTGCTTCCGAAGAAACTGAAGCAGAAAACTAG
- the efp gene encoding elongation factor P, with product MATTADFKNGLVLKNDGKLQQIIEFQHVKPGKGPAFVRTKLKDVVTGKTIDKTWNAGVKVETATVDRRDVTYLYNDGTNFIVMDDKTFEQYELSPDAFGDAGRFLLENMRVQVSFHEGEALFGELPVSVDLRVEHTDPGLQGDRSTGGTKPATLETGAEIQVPLFIETGNVLKVDTRDGSYLSRVNN from the coding sequence GTGGCAACTACCGCTGATTTCAAGAACGGTCTAGTTCTCAAAAACGATGGCAAGCTGCAGCAGATCATCGAGTTCCAGCACGTCAAGCCAGGCAAAGGCCCAGCGTTCGTGCGCACCAAGCTCAAGGATGTTGTAACCGGCAAGACCATCGACAAGACCTGGAACGCAGGCGTTAAGGTTGAAACCGCGACCGTTGACCGCCGCGACGTCACCTACCTGTACAACGATGGCACGAACTTCATCGTCATGGATGACAAGACTTTCGAGCAGTACGAGCTGTCCCCTGACGCATTCGGCGACGCTGGTCGCTTCCTACTTGAAAACATGCGCGTTCAGGTGTCCTTCCATGAAGGCGAGGCACTCTTCGGTGAGCTTCCAGTCTCCGTGGACCTCCGCGTCGAGCACACCGATCCAGGCTTGCAGGGCGACCGCTCCACCGGTGGCACCAAGCCAGCAACCCTGGAAACCGGCGCAGAAATCCAGGTCCCACTCTTCATCGAGACCGGAAACGTACTCAAGGTAGACACCCGCGACGGTTCCTACCTGTCCCGCGTTAACAACTAA
- a CDS encoding aminopeptidase P family protein: MALADTRFATRRRALAAKLAAKRIDSILVTSPIHVRYLSGFTGSNGALIVNKDLSAHICTDGRYTTQIAEEVPDIDALIERASATALLSRIEGPRRIAIEAAQTSLSEFESLSAALQEDVELIPVNGVVESIRLTKDNFELDRLRDVAALASQAFEDLLAAGEVAEGRSERQIAADLEYRMRMLGAERPSFDTIVASGPNSAKPHHGADDRIIQRGDLVTIDFGAHARGFNSDMTRTIVMGEAGEFASEIYDIVLRAQLAGVDAAYAGANLVDIDAACRNIIDAAGYGDYFVHSTGHGIGLEVHEAPSAAKTSTGVLEAGSTLTIEPGIYVPGKGGVRIEDTLIITNGAPEIITKVSKDLLVV; encoded by the coding sequence ATGGCTTTGGCTGATACTCGATTTGCCACCCGTCGACGCGCATTGGCGGCAAAGCTCGCGGCAAAACGAATCGATTCGATCTTGGTGACAAGCCCGATCCATGTTCGATACTTAAGCGGTTTTACCGGATCCAACGGTGCTTTGATCGTCAACAAGGATCTGTCCGCCCACATTTGCACCGATGGTCGATACACCACCCAGATCGCAGAAGAAGTCCCAGACATCGACGCGCTGATCGAGCGTGCCTCGGCAACGGCGCTGCTGTCTAGGATTGAGGGGCCGCGTCGTATAGCAATTGAAGCAGCCCAGACATCCCTTTCGGAATTTGAATCGCTTAGTGCTGCACTGCAGGAAGACGTCGAGCTGATCCCCGTCAACGGAGTCGTCGAATCCATCCGACTGACCAAAGACAACTTTGAACTCGACCGCCTGCGCGATGTTGCAGCGCTTGCTTCACAGGCCTTCGAAGACCTCCTGGCAGCTGGCGAAGTAGCCGAGGGACGCTCCGAACGCCAAATCGCTGCCGATCTGGAATACCGCATGCGCATGCTCGGTGCGGAACGCCCAAGCTTTGACACCATCGTGGCATCTGGCCCAAACTCCGCGAAACCACACCACGGCGCCGACGACCGAATCATCCAACGTGGCGACCTCGTCACCATCGACTTTGGCGCACACGCACGCGGATTCAACTCCGATATGACTCGTACCATTGTCATGGGTGAGGCAGGGGAGTTCGCCTCCGAAATTTACGACATCGTCCTTCGCGCTCAACTCGCTGGCGTCGATGCTGCCTACGCTGGGGCCAACCTTGTTGATATCGATGCTGCCTGCCGAAACATCATCGACGCCGCCGGTTACGGTGACTACTTCGTCCACTCCACCGGTCACGGCATCGGCCTCGAAGTACACGAAGCCCCCAGTGCTGCGAAAACCTCTACAGGTGTACTCGAAGCTGGCTCCACGCTCACCATTGAGCCCGGAATTTACGTCCCCGGAAAGGGCGGCGTCCGCATCGAAGACACCCTCATTATCACCAACGGAGCTCCCGAAATCATCACAAAGGTGAGTAAAGACCTGCTTGTGGTGTAG
- the aroB gene encoding 3-dehydroquinate synthase, with product MSDAQIFNTVHVNGASPYDVHIGSNLNSLIVERVAQSGAEQVAILHQPSLDAFAVELETALAAANVTVLHLSVPDAEQGKTLEVAGQCWDTLGDAAFGRRDIVIGLGGGAATDLAGFVAAAWMRGVRVIQVPTTLLAMVDAAVGGKTGINTAAGKNLVGAFHEPDAVFIDTDRLATLPDEEIIAGSAEIIKTGFIADPKILDLYESDPAACLKKTIDGSHLPELIWRSVSVKGSVVGQDLKESNLREILNYGHTFGHAVELREHFQWRHGNAVAVGMMFIANLSKNLGLIDATLLERHRTILESIGLPTTYEGGAFDELFDGMTRDKKNRDGHIRFVALTAVGEVTRIEGPARADLRAAYEAISH from the coding sequence ATGTCCGACGCACAGATTTTCAACACCGTCCACGTCAACGGAGCGTCCCCCTACGATGTCCACATTGGCTCCAACCTCAACAGCCTCATCGTCGAGCGCGTAGCTCAATCGGGTGCTGAACAGGTCGCAATCCTTCATCAGCCCAGCCTTGACGCGTTCGCCGTTGAGCTTGAGACCGCGCTTGCAGCAGCCAACGTGACGGTGCTGCACCTTAGCGTGCCAGACGCGGAACAGGGCAAGACTTTAGAGGTAGCAGGGCAGTGCTGGGATACGCTTGGCGACGCCGCATTCGGCCGCCGCGACATCGTCATCGGTTTGGGCGGCGGCGCCGCAACGGACCTCGCGGGCTTCGTCGCCGCAGCATGGATGCGCGGTGTACGTGTCATCCAGGTTCCAACGACGTTGCTCGCCATGGTCGATGCCGCTGTGGGCGGAAAAACCGGCATTAACACGGCAGCAGGCAAGAACCTCGTCGGTGCATTCCACGAGCCAGATGCCGTGTTCATTGACACCGACCGCCTGGCAACCCTTCCTGACGAGGAAATCATCGCGGGATCTGCTGAGATCATCAAGACCGGCTTTATTGCCGACCCCAAGATCCTCGATCTTTACGAATCCGACCCAGCCGCCTGCCTGAAAAAGACCATCGACGGCTCTCACCTCCCAGAACTCATTTGGCGTTCCGTCTCAGTCAAGGGCTCCGTCGTGGGACAGGACCTCAAAGAATCCAACCTGCGCGAAATCCTTAACTACGGCCACACCTTCGGCCACGCCGTGGAATTACGCGAGCACTTCCAATGGCGCCACGGCAATGCCGTTGCAGTAGGCATGATGTTCATCGCCAACCTTTCTAAAAACCTTGGGCTTATCGACGCCACCCTCCTCGAGCGCCACCGCACCATCCTGGAATCCATCGGACTGCCCACCACCTACGAAGGTGGAGCCTTCGACGAGCTTTTCGACGGCATGACCCGCGATAAGAAAAACCGCGACGGACACATCCGGTTCGTCGCACTTACCGCAGTAGGCGAGGTCACCCGCATTGAGGGGCCGGCGAGAGCTGATTTGCGGGCTGCATATGAGGCAATTAGCCACTAA
- a CDS encoding shikimate kinase — MWLTTSRRLNSAWNSRTESNEVNDQIHSEIESDTPRPIVVLVGLPGAGKSTIGRRLARALNTELVDSDELIERAAGKACGAVFAELGEPAFRELEAVHVAEALNSNGVVSLGGGAVLTESTRELLKGHDVVWIDVPVEEGIRRTANERSRPVLQAADPAAHYRNLVKVRTPLYEEVASYRLRTNNRSPQQVVAAVLHHLEND; from the coding sequence ATGTGGCTAACTACCTCGCGCAGATTAAACAGCGCATGGAATTCGAGGACGGAGAGTAATGAAGTGAATGACCAGATTCACTCAGAAATCGAGTCTGACACCCCTCGGCCAATTGTGGTTCTTGTAGGGCTCCCAGGTGCTGGAAAGTCTACAATTGGGCGTCGATTAGCACGGGCCTTAAACACCGAGCTCGTTGACTCTGATGAACTCATTGAGCGCGCGGCGGGCAAAGCGTGTGGCGCTGTGTTTGCCGAGCTCGGCGAACCTGCATTCCGTGAGCTTGAGGCCGTGCATGTGGCCGAGGCACTGAATTCTAACGGTGTTGTCAGCCTCGGCGGTGGTGCAGTGCTTACTGAATCCACCCGTGAGCTGCTTAAAGGCCATGACGTGGTGTGGATCGATGTACCTGTTGAAGAGGGCATTCGACGCACTGCAAACGAGCGTTCCCGCCCCGTGCTACAGGCGGCTGACCCAGCCGCGCACTACCGTAACCTCGTGAAAGTACGCACACCACTGTATGAAGAGGTGGCAAGTTACCGCCTGCGCACCAACAATCGCAGTCCGCAGCAAGTCGTTGCCGCGGTGTTACACCACTTGGAAAACGATTAA